The proteins below come from a single Pandoraea apista genomic window:
- a CDS encoding anti-sigma factor: MNTPANQDDELRCAEYALGVLDATERRALEQDANENPRLQASLHQWQARVAPLAEDVPPVEPPPRVWQRIQRDLGISLNGRAARPAASAPASWWNNLRLWRGLGIGAGVAALVLLAVNFGALRQAEQPTAVTSPYMVATIARQDGVAHWTATVDTRRASMVVVPADKPVIAAGRATELWLIPPDAKPIALGVFPADQPASMTLSPEILAQMGTNAVLAVSVEPPGGSPTGQPTGPVVATGAIRPA; encoded by the coding sequence ATGAATACGCCCGCCAACCAAGACGACGAACTGCGCTGCGCCGAATACGCTCTCGGGGTATTGGACGCCACCGAACGGCGTGCGCTGGAGCAAGACGCCAATGAGAATCCGCGTTTGCAGGCCAGTCTGCATCAATGGCAGGCCCGCGTTGCGCCATTGGCAGAAGATGTCCCACCTGTCGAGCCGCCCCCTCGCGTGTGGCAACGCATTCAGCGCGATCTCGGCATCTCGCTCAACGGCCGGGCTGCCCGGCCTGCCGCATCGGCGCCTGCCTCGTGGTGGAACAATTTGCGCCTCTGGCGCGGCTTGGGGATCGGGGCAGGCGTTGCCGCACTGGTGCTGCTTGCCGTCAACTTCGGCGCACTGAGGCAAGCGGAACAGCCCACGGCCGTGACCAGCCCGTATATGGTGGCGACCATCGCGCGGCAGGACGGCGTGGCCCACTGGACCGCAACGGTCGACACGCGCCGCGCGAGCATGGTGGTGGTGCCGGCAGACAAGCCGGTCATCGCTGCGGGACGCGCTACTGAACTGTGGCTGATACCACCTGACGCAAAGCCCATTGCGCTTGGGGTATTCCCGGCAGACCAGCCGGCGTCTATGACGCTATCGCCGGAAATCCTCGCGCAGATGGGCACCAACGCCGTGCTTGCCGTGTCCGTCGAGCCGCCTGGCGGTTCGCCCACCGGTCAGCCGACCGGGCCAGTGGTGGCGACCGGCGCGATCCGTCCTGCCTGA
- the maiA gene encoding maleylacetoacetate isomerase, giving the protein MGIQLYGFWRSNAAFRVRVALALKQLPFEEIEVDLLAGHQFDADYAEVNAERVVPTLVYNGHRVFQSLAIMEYLDEIHPSPRLMPDSAEDRAYARAMALVSVADAHPLVVPRVRKHLAETFGADANAIEAWCRHWAEEGLATYERMLVKRPAAPFALGASLSVADICIAGQKIIADLHRLDIEAFPNVAALMKRCFELPAFAQAHPFEQAGYPR; this is encoded by the coding sequence ATGGGAATTCAGCTTTACGGTTTTTGGCGATCGAATGCCGCATTTCGCGTGCGCGTTGCGCTTGCGTTGAAACAACTTCCTTTCGAGGAAATCGAGGTCGACCTTTTGGCCGGGCATCAATTCGATGCCGACTATGCCGAGGTGAACGCCGAGCGCGTGGTGCCGACATTGGTTTACAACGGTCATCGAGTCTTCCAGTCGCTCGCGATCATGGAGTACCTCGACGAGATTCACCCGTCGCCGCGGCTGATGCCGGACAGCGCTGAAGATCGCGCCTATGCCCGAGCCATGGCCCTTGTGTCGGTTGCGGACGCCCACCCGCTCGTGGTGCCGCGCGTTCGCAAACATCTCGCCGAGACTTTTGGCGCCGATGCGAATGCTATCGAAGCATGGTGCCGGCATTGGGCGGAGGAAGGGCTGGCAACCTATGAGCGCATGCTCGTGAAACGTCCGGCGGCTCCCTTTGCGTTGGGGGCGTCGCTCTCGGTCGCCGACATCTGCATTGCGGGTCAGAAGATCATTGCGGATCTTCATCGTCTGGATATCGAGGCGTTTCCGAACGTTGCCGCACTGATGAAGCGATGCTTCGAATTGCCGGCGTTCGCGCAAGCGCATCCGTTCGAGCAAGCCGGATATCCGCGCTAA
- a CDS encoding DUF1365 domain-containing protein encodes MSRTDMPASPPASEPAAIWLLRGRVTHERLHPVRHAFAYPMFQIACNVGRAERLHGRWFAMDRTRALCVQSRDYGPRDGSALSAWMRERLAEAGIPANGEIWLQTIPRMAGFAFNPVSFWYCHDREGNLRALYADVRNTFGQHHGYLLSAPGHVAIHGNTRLVCRKVFHVSPFCDVEGQYEFRVRREGAAWSVAIDYRVGDTLVLRTAIAMRAEPFTGARVFRAVLSQPFNALNVVIRIHWQALRLWVKRVPFYGKTPPALSAATPHHPTSSDREIHP; translated from the coding sequence ATGAGTCGCACAGACATGCCGGCGTCTCCTCCGGCCTCCGAACCGGCGGCCATCTGGTTGTTGCGCGGCCGTGTCACCCATGAGCGCCTGCATCCCGTGCGGCATGCGTTCGCGTACCCGATGTTTCAGATCGCCTGTAACGTCGGCCGTGCCGAGAGGCTGCACGGCCGTTGGTTCGCCATGGATCGGACTCGGGCGCTCTGCGTGCAATCACGCGACTACGGGCCGCGCGACGGAAGCGCCCTCTCGGCGTGGATGCGCGAACGTCTCGCGGAAGCCGGCATCCCGGCCAACGGCGAGATCTGGTTGCAGACGATTCCCCGTATGGCGGGTTTCGCATTTAACCCCGTGAGTTTCTGGTATTGCCACGACCGCGAAGGAAACCTGCGCGCGCTGTATGCAGACGTGCGCAACACGTTCGGACAACATCACGGGTATTTGCTCAGCGCCCCCGGGCATGTCGCGATTCACGGCAATACCCGGCTCGTTTGCCGCAAGGTGTTCCATGTCTCTCCGTTTTGCGACGTGGAGGGTCAGTATGAATTTCGCGTTCGTCGGGAAGGCGCGGCGTGGTCGGTCGCCATCGACTATCGGGTCGGCGACACGCTGGTGCTGCGTACAGCGATCGCGATGCGTGCAGAACCTTTCACCGGCGCTCGCGTGTTTCGGGCTGTCCTGTCTCAGCCCTTCAATGCGCTGAACGTCGTCATCAGAATCCACTGGCAGGCATTGCGGCTCTGGGTAAAGCGTGTGCCTTTCTATGGCAAGACCCCGCCCGCACTGTCGGCAGCAACACCTCACCACCCAACGTCCTCCGATCGGGAGATCCACCCATGA
- a CDS encoding DUF1295 domain-containing protein, translating to MPSAVVVIIAFAGTCVAMLAAWDYQRRTRNAGMVDPVWAATLAGVAVLAASLGGGHAANRLFVGVAGGLWGLRLAAHLWRRNYGHPEDARYRQFREQWGVHADRNMFWFFQLQGVIALLLATAFFVPAFSQHSPAPLAVVIAALVWLAAVTGEASADRQLRRFTSAPAHRGQVCQIGWWRYSRHPNYFFECLHWCVYPVLAFGTPWAWITLFSPLLMAWLLLRVSGIPLLEAHLMQSRPGYKTYMQTTSALIPWPPKKAAETSLS from the coding sequence ATGCCGTCTGCCGTCGTCGTCATCATCGCCTTTGCTGGAACCTGCGTTGCCATGCTCGCCGCATGGGACTACCAGCGGCGAACACGCAATGCGGGCATGGTCGACCCGGTCTGGGCAGCCACGCTCGCGGGCGTGGCAGTACTGGCGGCATCGCTCGGTGGAGGTCACGCTGCCAACCGGCTCTTCGTCGGGGTCGCGGGCGGCCTCTGGGGCCTGCGGCTGGCGGCGCACCTCTGGCGTCGCAACTATGGGCATCCGGAAGATGCGCGCTATCGGCAATTCCGCGAGCAATGGGGGGTTCACGCCGATCGCAACATGTTCTGGTTCTTCCAGTTGCAGGGTGTCATTGCCTTGCTGTTAGCCACGGCGTTCTTCGTACCTGCGTTCAGCCAGCATTCGCCGGCCCCGCTTGCCGTTGTGATCGCCGCGCTTGTCTGGCTGGCCGCCGTCACGGGCGAAGCCTCGGCCGATCGCCAGCTTCGACGCTTTACCAGCGCGCCAGCCCATCGCGGTCAGGTTTGCCAGATCGGGTGGTGGCGGTATTCGCGTCATCCCAATTATTTCTTCGAATGCCTGCACTGGTGCGTGTACCCGGTGCTGGCCTTTGGCACACCGTGGGCATGGATCACGCTCTTCTCACCGTTGCTCATGGCGTGGCTGCTGCTCAGGGTATCGGGTATTCCGTTGCTCGAAGCCCATCTCATGCAATCCCGCCCCGGCTACAAGACCTATATGCAGACCACCAGTGCTTTGATCCCTTGGCCGCCGAAGAAGGCGGCCGAGACATCGTTGTCATGA
- a CDS encoding arsenate reductase ArsC: MIQADIARCHVLFLCTHNSARSILAEAILNDLGANRFVAFSAGSQPAGQPNPYALELLASRGTDTSALRSKSWDEFARAGAPRIDFILTVCDNAAGEACPIWPGHPAVAHWGVPDPSQTQGPPDEIRKAFFQTYLQLRARIELLLGLPWETLDPVATRKQLQAIGDRLSAEEA; the protein is encoded by the coding sequence ATGATACAAGCTGACATCGCCAGGTGCCACGTGCTGTTCCTCTGCACGCATAACTCAGCTCGCTCGATTCTGGCCGAGGCCATTCTCAACGACCTGGGTGCCAATCGGTTTGTCGCTTTCAGCGCCGGTAGCCAGCCTGCCGGTCAACCCAACCCTTACGCGCTCGAGTTGCTGGCCTCGCGCGGGACAGACACCTCGGCACTGCGCAGCAAGTCATGGGACGAATTCGCGCGGGCCGGTGCACCGCGTATCGATTTCATCTTGACCGTTTGCGACAACGCCGCAGGCGAGGCCTGCCCCATCTGGCCCGGCCATCCCGCCGTGGCCCATTGGGGGGTGCCCGATCCGTCGCAGACACAGGGCCCGCCGGACGAGATTCGCAAGGCGTTTTTCCAGACCTATCTGCAACTTCGCGCACGCATCGAGTTGCTCCTGGGTCTTCCCTGGGAAACGCTGGACCCGGTCGCGACACGGAAGCAACTTCAGGCAATCGGCGACCGGCTTAGCGCCGAGGAGGCGTAA
- a CDS encoding ArsR/SmtB family transcription factor — MNDTDAVKALAALAQGSRLAVFRLLVVAGPEGLRVGNIAETLGLANATLSFHLKELANAGLISSRQEGRYIYYAPAIDKMNALIAFLTENCCQGVPGLCEPASPRKC, encoded by the coding sequence TTGAACGATACCGACGCCGTCAAAGCGCTTGCCGCACTGGCGCAGGGCAGCCGCCTTGCCGTATTCCGGCTGCTGGTCGTTGCCGGGCCCGAAGGGCTTCGTGTGGGCAACATCGCCGAGACGCTCGGGCTTGCCAATGCCACCTTGTCATTTCATCTGAAGGAATTGGCCAACGCCGGCCTGATCTCGTCGCGACAGGAGGGGCGTTACATCTACTACGCCCCGGCCATCGACAAGATGAACGCGTTGATCGCCTTTCTCACCGAGAACTGCTGTCAAGGCGTGCCGGGACTCTGCGAACCGGCGTCGCCCCGGAAGTGCTGA
- the arsB gene encoding ACR3 family arsenite efflux transporter: MNDLNDSVRYTDPSAAKPEKAAGMGAFERYLSVWVLLCMVAGVLIGHVAPAHIVLISQFELAHVNIVVAVLIWIMIVPMLVKIDFGALRRVAEHWRSVGVTLAVNWLVKPFSMALLAWLFIRHAFAAWLPPDQLDSYVAGLILLAAAPCTAMVFVWSQLCKGDAYFTLSQVALNDAIMVVAFAPIVALLLGVSTISIPWETLLVSVAVYILIPVAIAQGLRRALLRRSHEALTRATAAAAPCGITALLATLVLLFAFQADVIIEQPVVIGLLAVPIAVQVMFNAGLAYALNRRLGVAHCVAGPSSLIAASNFFELAVATAISVFGLRSGAALATVVGVLVEVPLMLVVVRVVNRTKAWYDIRGAAQ, translated from the coding sequence ATGAATGACTTGAACGATTCCGTTCGCTACACCGATCCGTCGGCGGCGAAGCCCGAAAAGGCAGCCGGCATGGGCGCTTTCGAGCGATACCTATCGGTCTGGGTACTGCTCTGTATGGTGGCGGGCGTGCTCATCGGGCATGTCGCGCCGGCCCATATCGTGCTTATCTCCCAGTTCGAGCTCGCTCACGTCAACATCGTCGTGGCGGTGTTGATTTGGATCATGATCGTGCCGATGCTCGTGAAGATCGACTTCGGGGCGCTACGCCGCGTCGCAGAGCATTGGCGCAGCGTCGGTGTGACCCTGGCGGTGAATTGGCTGGTCAAGCCATTCTCGATGGCGTTGCTGGCGTGGTTGTTCATCCGTCATGCGTTCGCTGCATGGCTGCCCCCAGATCAGTTGGACAGCTACGTTGCGGGGCTGATCCTGCTCGCTGCCGCACCGTGTACGGCGATGGTGTTCGTATGGTCCCAACTATGCAAAGGCGACGCCTATTTCACGCTCTCGCAAGTCGCATTGAACGACGCCATTATGGTGGTTGCCTTCGCTCCCATTGTGGCGCTGTTGCTCGGCGTGTCGACCATTAGTATTCCGTGGGAAACGCTACTGGTCTCCGTCGCCGTCTACATTCTGATCCCCGTTGCAATTGCGCAGGGCTTGCGTCGCGCACTGCTCCGGCGTAGCCATGAAGCACTCACCCGGGCGACGGCGGCCGCTGCGCCTTGCGGCATAACCGCCCTGCTCGCCACACTGGTTCTGCTTTTCGCCTTTCAGGCCGACGTCATAATCGAACAGCCCGTAGTCATCGGATTACTCGCCGTTCCCATCGCGGTACAGGTGATGTTCAACGCCGGGCTCGCCTACGCGTTGAATCGCCGGCTTGGCGTTGCACATTGTGTCGCCGGACCGTCGAGCCTGATCGCGGCGAGCAACTTCTTCGAGTTGGCGGTTGCCACTGCCATCAGTGTCTTCGGCCTGCGCTCGGGCGCCGCACTCGCGACCGTGGTAGGCGTACTGGTCGAAGTGCCGTTGATGCTTGTCGTGGTGCGTGTCGTCAATCGAACAAAGGCCTGGTACGACATCAGGGGCGCCGCACAATGA
- a CDS encoding sigma-70 family RNA polymerase sigma factor, whose amino-acid sequence MNDLPESTDQNQFSGAQRSSDTTADTEFRDSLNRTLSAVGQEDRDAFATLYRLTSARVFGVILRMIRDRAEAEDLLQDVFVNVWRRASAFDPARGSAMTWLIALARNRTIDRLREHRESPLDESDAYTIPSDDPTPAALAEASEARQRLEECMQRLEPQQRGVVREAFFSGASYSELASRLSVPLGTMKSWIRRSLMQLKVCLDQ is encoded by the coding sequence ATGAACGACTTGCCCGAAAGCACTGACCAAAACCAATTCTCAGGTGCTCAGCGCTCAAGCGACACAACGGCCGACACCGAATTTCGCGACTCCTTGAACCGCACGCTATCAGCGGTCGGTCAAGAGGATCGCGACGCGTTTGCCACGCTTTACCGGCTGACCTCCGCGCGGGTGTTCGGCGTAATCCTGCGCATGATCCGCGACCGTGCCGAGGCGGAGGATCTGCTTCAGGACGTTTTCGTGAATGTCTGGCGCCGAGCCAGCGCCTTCGACCCGGCGCGGGGCAGCGCCATGACCTGGCTGATCGCGCTGGCACGCAACCGCACTATCGACCGCTTGCGCGAGCATCGCGAATCGCCCCTCGACGAATCGGATGCCTATACCATCCCGTCCGACGATCCCACCCCAGCCGCCCTTGCCGAAGCCTCCGAAGCACGGCAACGGCTGGAGGAGTGCATGCAGCGCCTTGAGCCGCAGCAGCGCGGCGTGGTGCGCGAAGCCTTTTTCAGCGGCGCGTCCTACAGCGAACTGGCCAGCCGTCTGAGCGTGCCGCTGGGGACGATGAAAAGCTGGATTCGTCGCAGCCTGATGCAATTGAAGGTGTGTCTCGATCAATGA
- a CDS encoding SAM-dependent methyltransferase: MIPLRLFSPHAVVPIWARLLLTLLRRIRSGHLTLVCPDGTVHAFGDSHSLPHATLHVRDWRACRRILHAGDIGFAEAYRAGWVDSPDLVALIRLAIRNLPSVAKTAEGSRIASLWYQLRHRLRANSRTGSRRNIHAHYDLGNAFYSLWLDKTWTYSSAWFEGDDQRSLADAQHAKYQRIIDTLGLRAGDRVLEIGCGWGGFALHAARQGIAVHGITISQAQYAIAKSRIDAETLGHLAEISLTDYRDVQGQFAAIVSIEMFEAVGEAYWPTFFSVLKSRLLPGGRALIQSITIDDNAFDAYRTSSDFIREYIFPGGMLPSAERFVRASRDSGMSASQTLSFGRDYARTLRLWHEAFESQIDTVRAQGFDDTFVRTWRLYLQYCEAAFEEQRIDVRHFLVTHGE, from the coding sequence ATGATTCCGCTCCGACTATTCTCGCCGCACGCCGTTGTGCCGATCTGGGCGCGTCTGTTACTTACCCTGTTGCGCCGGATTCGTAGCGGCCATCTGACATTGGTTTGTCCCGATGGCACCGTGCATGCGTTCGGCGATTCCCATAGCCTGCCGCACGCCACGCTTCACGTGCGCGATTGGCGCGCCTGCCGCCGGATATTGCACGCCGGCGATATCGGCTTCGCAGAAGCGTATCGAGCCGGATGGGTCGACTCCCCGGACCTGGTGGCGCTGATTCGACTGGCGATACGGAATCTTCCGTCGGTCGCCAAGACTGCGGAGGGCTCGCGGATCGCGAGCCTCTGGTATCAATTGCGACATCGCCTTCGCGCCAACTCCCGCACAGGCAGCCGGCGCAACATTCACGCGCATTACGACCTGGGTAATGCGTTCTACAGCCTCTGGCTCGACAAGACATGGACGTATTCCAGCGCGTGGTTCGAGGGCGACGATCAACGCTCGCTCGCCGACGCACAGCACGCAAAATACCAGCGGATCATCGACACTCTGGGGCTTCGCGCCGGTGACCGCGTGCTGGAAATCGGCTGTGGCTGGGGCGGCTTTGCGCTGCATGCTGCCCGGCAAGGGATTGCCGTACATGGCATCACCATTTCGCAGGCCCAATACGCGATCGCCAAATCACGCATCGACGCCGAGACATTGGGTCATCTGGCTGAGATTTCGCTAACTGACTACCGCGACGTACAGGGCCAATTTGCCGCCATTGTCTCCATCGAAATGTTCGAAGCGGTGGGCGAAGCCTATTGGCCGACGTTCTTCTCCGTGCTCAAGTCTCGCCTGCTCCCCGGCGGCCGGGCCCTCATTCAATCGATCACCATCGACGACAACGCCTTCGACGCCTACCGCACGTCGAGCGACTTCATCCGTGAGTACATCTTCCCCGGCGGCATGCTGCCCAGCGCGGAGCGCTTTGTGAGGGCGTCTCGAGACAGCGGCATGAGTGCTTCCCAAACCTTGAGCTTTGGACGGGATTACGCGAGAACGCTGCGACTTTGGCACGAGGCCTTCGAATCCCAGATCGACACCGTGCGCGCCCAAGGCTTCGACGACACGTTCGTGCGAACCTGGCGCCTGTATCTCCAGTATTGCGAGGCGGCGTTCGAGGAACAGCGCATCGACGTCAGACATTTCCTCGTGACGCATGGGGAGTGA
- a CDS encoding NAD(P)/FAD-dependent oxidoreductase, whose protein sequence is MNASTLALPPGQRVAVVGSGIAGLASAYLLARKHQVTLFEATGYAGGHTNTVDVSLEGLHAPVDTGFLVFNDRTYPNLVALFDELGVSAVASDMSFSVSVDGGALEWAGTNLNTVFAQRRNLYSPSFLGMLRDVLRFNATAHAHLRDAVSQRQSVGDLLLANGYGQPFQDHYLLPMAAAIWSSRAADILHFPAATFLRFCLNHALLQIRHRPQWKTVAGGGRDYVRRMVATLGDVRLRTPVHRVSRDAQGVTLSFGDGQSQRFDAVVLAGHAPDSLRLLSDVSPAEQRILGAVRYQPNSAVLHTDTTLLPRRRRVWSAWNYVSRGGRIADTQRPVCVSYLINQLQALPFASPVIVTLNPVEEPAPHTVLGRYAYDHPLLDLAAVDAQSHLPELQGQRRTWFAGAWTGYGFHEDGLKSALRVAADFDVLPAWAKL, encoded by the coding sequence ATGAACGCGTCGACCTTGGCGCTGCCGCCGGGGCAGCGCGTTGCCGTCGTGGGCTCGGGTATCGCCGGACTCGCCAGCGCCTACCTGCTTGCACGCAAGCATCAAGTGACGCTGTTCGAGGCAACGGGTTACGCCGGCGGCCATACGAACACCGTCGATGTTTCGCTCGAAGGGCTTCACGCCCCCGTCGATACCGGGTTTCTGGTCTTCAATGACCGCACCTACCCCAATCTGGTTGCCTTGTTCGACGAACTCGGCGTGAGCGCCGTCGCAAGCGATATGTCGTTCTCGGTGTCGGTCGACGGCGGCGCGCTCGAGTGGGCCGGAACGAACCTCAACACGGTGTTCGCACAACGCCGCAACCTTTATTCCCCGAGCTTTCTGGGCATGTTGCGCGACGTGCTGCGCTTTAACGCGACGGCACACGCGCATTTGCGCGACGCCGTCAGCCAACGTCAATCCGTGGGCGACTTGCTGCTGGCCAACGGTTACGGACAACCGTTTCAGGACCACTATCTCCTGCCGATGGCTGCCGCCATCTGGTCAAGCCGGGCGGCCGATATTCTGCACTTTCCTGCCGCGACATTCCTTCGCTTCTGCCTGAATCACGCACTGCTCCAGATCCGTCATCGCCCCCAGTGGAAAACGGTCGCCGGCGGCGGACGCGACTACGTTCGCCGCATGGTTGCCACGCTCGGCGATGTCCGCCTGCGAACGCCGGTGCATCGGGTGTCGCGCGATGCGCAAGGCGTCACGCTATCGTTCGGCGACGGCCAGTCACAACGCTTCGATGCTGTCGTGCTCGCCGGGCATGCGCCGGACAGCCTGCGACTGCTGAGCGACGTCAGCCCGGCAGAGCAACGCATTCTCGGCGCGGTTCGCTATCAGCCGAACAGCGCCGTGCTGCACACGGACACGACGCTGCTGCCACGCCGCCGCCGTGTCTGGTCGGCATGGAACTACGTCAGCCGTGGCGGCCGGATCGCCGACACGCAGCGTCCCGTATGTGTGAGCTATCTGATCAACCAGCTTCAGGCGCTGCCCTTCGCCTCGCCCGTGATCGTCACGCTCAACCCCGTGGAGGAACCCGCGCCACATACGGTGCTGGGCCGCTATGCCTACGACCACCCGCTTCTCGATCTTGCGGCGGTCGACGCCCAATCGCACCTGCCCGAGCTACAGGGCCAAAGGCGCACGTGGTTCGCGGGCGCATGGACGGGTTACGGTTTCCATGAAGACGGCCTGAAATCCGCGTTACGGGTTGCCGCCGACTTCGATGTCTTGCCGGCATGGGCGAAGCTATGA
- a CDS encoding SAM-dependent methyltransferase, producing the protein MTVSLTQPPAVRTAVPDETGLIRLCERGFVPDVVLRAAMRMLMRQRLREAHAHDPERSAEALAALVNDLRASPIAVDTHAANAQHYEVPSDFFIEHLGPAMKYSCCYYPNGNETLSQAEQAMLELYAQRAEIADGQRILDLGCGWGSLSLWLAARYPHAQIVGLSNSHGQRRYIESAASRRGLSNLRIVTGNVADFEFDDTVPGEFDRVLSIEMFEHMKNYGALLGKIARWLKDDGKLFVHLFAHRHVAYLFQNRDGTDWMSRHFFTGGTMPSADLLLHFQDDLRVVNRWWLDGRHYERTANDWLAALDASRAQTLPILEAGYGAQARVQFQRWRMFYMAVAELFGYAHGREWGVGHYLFVRNPSVGGRQ; encoded by the coding sequence ATGACCGTATCCCTGACGCAACCGCCCGCCGTGCGCACCGCCGTGCCAGACGAAACAGGACTGATCCGCCTCTGCGAACGCGGCTTCGTACCGGACGTAGTCCTGCGTGCAGCCATGCGCATGCTGATGCGCCAACGGCTGCGCGAGGCGCACGCGCATGATCCCGAGCGAAGTGCCGAAGCGCTTGCTGCCCTGGTGAACGACCTTCGCGCCAGCCCGATTGCCGTCGACACCCACGCCGCCAACGCCCAGCATTACGAAGTGCCGAGCGACTTCTTTATCGAGCACCTCGGACCGGCAATGAAGTACTCATGTTGCTATTACCCGAACGGCAACGAAACCCTTTCGCAGGCCGAGCAGGCCATGCTCGAGCTCTACGCGCAGCGCGCCGAGATTGCCGACGGCCAACGCATCCTCGATCTCGGCTGCGGATGGGGCTCGCTCTCGCTCTGGCTTGCTGCGCGATACCCGCACGCGCAGATCGTAGGACTGTCGAACTCCCACGGTCAGCGCCGTTACATCGAATCCGCAGCCTCGCGTCGGGGGCTTTCCAATCTGCGTATCGTGACCGGGAATGTGGCCGACTTCGAGTTCGATGACACCGTTCCGGGCGAATTCGACCGCGTGCTGTCCATCGAAATGTTCGAGCACATGAAGAACTACGGCGCATTGCTCGGCAAGATTGCACGCTGGCTGAAGGACGACGGAAAGCTCTTCGTCCACCTTTTCGCCCATCGCCATGTGGCCTACCTCTTCCAGAACCGCGACGGCACCGACTGGATGTCGCGGCACTTCTTCACCGGCGGCACCATGCCCAGTGCGGACCTGCTTCTGCATTTTCAGGACGATCTCCGCGTTGTGAACCGGTGGTGGCTCGACGGTCGTCATTACGAGCGCACGGCCAACGACTGGTTGGCGGCGCTCGATGCCTCGCGCGCCCAGACGCTGCCGATTCTGGAAGCCGGATATGGCGCTCAGGCACGCGTTCAGTTTCAGCGGTGGCGCATGTTCTATATGGCCGTTGCCGAACTCTTCGGCTATGCCCATGGCCGCGAATGGGGTGTCGGCCATTACCTCTTCGTTCGAAACCCATCCGTAGGGGGGCGCCAATGA
- a CDS encoding lysozyme inhibitor LprI family protein, translating to MVRTLMKFLPALALCLTFSATAADGRPSASAGNIDQPLNQCLNDPEKQSTGDQDECIVNATHAWDARLNASYLALRDDLPEAARPALLAAQRAWLASRNADLTLIAAVYATVRGTMYAPMNANDVMVLTQRRAQTLTRYGADLENASAGAFRLDGRLMPAKIEREDGGSAVPQRGLGFERKHCQGLTEAASLTRCADQAVQYYIKDIDEQAQRIERRLPGASRGAMRASADKWRLFASSEKALVSAVCPAADTALGQACRAVQARNEALARLQQLVHLEALIGAD from the coding sequence GTGGTTCGCACACTGATGAAATTCTTGCCGGCACTGGCGTTATGCCTGACCTTCTCGGCAACGGCAGCAGACGGGCGGCCGTCGGCAAGCGCAGGCAACATCGATCAGCCTCTGAATCAATGTCTGAACGATCCGGAAAAACAGTCGACCGGCGATCAGGACGAGTGCATCGTCAACGCGACGCACGCGTGGGACGCGCGTCTGAACGCCAGCTACCTGGCGTTGCGCGATGATTTGCCGGAGGCGGCGCGCCCGGCGTTGCTTGCGGCACAAAGGGCATGGCTGGCGAGTCGTAATGCCGACCTGACACTGATTGCCGCGGTGTATGCCACGGTGCGGGGCACGATGTATGCGCCCATGAATGCCAACGATGTGATGGTGCTGACTCAACGGCGTGCACAGACATTGACGCGTTACGGCGCAGATCTCGAGAACGCATCGGCAGGCGCTTTCCGGCTCGATGGACGGCTGATGCCTGCGAAGATAGAGAGAGAAGACGGCGGGAGCGCCGTGCCGCAGCGAGGTCTGGGATTCGAGCGAAAGCACTGCCAGGGTTTGACTGAGGCGGCTTCGCTCACGCGCTGCGCCGATCAGGCGGTGCAGTACTACATAAAGGATATTGACGAGCAAGCGCAGCGCATCGAGCGGCGCTTGCCCGGAGCGTCACGGGGTGCGATGCGCGCATCCGCCGACAAATGGCGACTGTTTGCATCGTCGGAGAAAGCTCTCGTGAGCGCCGTATGTCCGGCCGCCGACACCGCGCTGGGTCAGGCTTGCCGAGCCGTGCAGGCGCGCAACGAAGCCCTTGCGCGCTTGCAGCAGCTCGTTCATCTCGAAGCGTTGATCGGTGCCGACTGA